A genomic region of Haliotis asinina isolate JCU_RB_2024 chromosome 1, JCU_Hal_asi_v2, whole genome shotgun sequence contains the following coding sequences:
- the LOC137284497 gene encoding uncharacterized protein, which yields MDKPTAFVLDFGEPKRKLQPPPQRLARANVKPSLTREQLEEKQAQAELRRKQQEQDMIERVRKTREECIKLDKKVQKLMDQDAKRKGLPGSENVKIMSSREAKKTAISVVKEFSNISSKISSSTDPVGRPTS from the exons ATGGATAAACCAACAGCGTTTGTGTTGGACTTTGGCGAGCCTAAACGAAAACTGCAACCACCACCTCAACGACTTGCAAGAGCAAATGTCAAACCGTCGCTTACACGAGAACAGTTAGAAGAAAAACAGGCTCAAGCTGAATTAAGAAGAAAG CAACAAGAGCAAGACATGATAGAGCGGGTGCGCAAGACTCGTGAGGAATGCATAAAACTTGACAAGAAAGTTCAGAAGCTAATGGACCAGGATGCCAAACGAAAGGGTTTGCCTGGGTCTGAAAATGTGAAGATCATGTCAAGCAGAGAAGCAAAGAAAACTGCAATATCAGTGGTTAAAGAATTTTCCAACATATCCAGCAAAATCTCATCAAGTACGGACCCTGTTGGCAGGCCAACATCATGA